CGCGTAAAACCCTTGTCACCCTCTGGTCAGTTCCAGAATATAGACCCGGCGCAGGTGATAGTAAAGGGGATGGCGGAAATAATTCCCGGGCGCTATATGAGAGCATTCATAAATGTATATAGATATGGGTGAAATGAATTAAGTGGAATTGCCGCTGGAATGTTTTCTCGAAGAGTATTAGACTAGTGTCAGACCAGTCTATATAAGGAAGGCCCATGGCGACAGTCGGATCCTATGAAGCCAAGACACATCTTCCCGAATTGATCGAGCGCGCCGCCAAAGGGGAGAAGATAACGATCACAAGGCGCGGGGTGGCGGTGGCGGTTTTGGCCCCGGTCAATCCGGCCCGCGCAACGCCTTTGCGGGAAACCATCGGCCAGTTGAAGCTGTTCCGCAAGGAGCGCAAACTCAAGGGGCTTTCGATCCGGCGGATGATAGAGGAAGGAAGGCGGTGACCCGGCTCCGTTTCGCCGTGGACAACTCGGTGGTGATGTCGTGGTGCTTCGACGACGAAGAGGACAGTTATGCCGATGCGGTCCTTGAAAGCCTGGAGAACGCGGAAGCGCTCGTCCCGGCGATATGGCCTCTTGAACTTGGCAACGTATTGCTTGTGGGCGAAAGGAAAAAGCGCCTTGACGCGGCCTCCGTGGCCCGTTTTCTGGCGCTGTTGGGCGGCCTGCCGATCACAGTGGAGCAGGAGACCCCCGAAAGGACCCTCAACGAAATCTTCTCGCTTGCGCGTGAAACGGGGCTTTCCACCTATGACGCGTCATATCTCGACCTTGCCATGAGGCTTGGGCTGCCGTTGGCCA
The window above is part of the Nitrospinota bacterium genome. Proteins encoded here:
- a CDS encoding type II toxin-antitoxin system prevent-host-death family antitoxin gives rise to the protein MATVGSYEAKTHLPELIERAAKGEKITITRRGVAVAVLAPVNPARATPLRETIGQLKLFRKERKLKGLSIRRMIEEGRR
- a CDS encoding type II toxin-antitoxin system VapC family toxin, translating into MSWCFDDEEDSYADAVLESLENAEALVPAIWPLELGNVLLVGERKKRLDAASVARFLALLGGLPITVEQETPERTLNEIFSLARETGLSTYDASYLDLAMRLGLPLATQDAALMKAAKKSGVPLFHPAGSR